The following proteins come from a genomic window of Anguilla rostrata isolate EN2019 chromosome 17, ASM1855537v3, whole genome shotgun sequence:
- the LOC135242932 gene encoding beta-1,4 N-acetylgalactosaminyltransferase 2-like, translating to MSVLLSLTKFLLIASTATILSLCYLYMKTGKCASPPLQRAYNPMPNVTRQPTSCSCPRSMIDLTKYVNKDKFSDIVKRRAEVFEQDQIRKKTILNELLLAPPHSPLQYPIQGFIVSPLKKGIIPGLSVHTVQKQNYKVTLSVSSGVLAVESLQEKDQVTGQNEKVLSISASSLYSLNDLLGRVSYRSTVYSIKSGDLVHFTFEQYKAVFPVVIRQPTVPVLYELGEDIKSQVTVTTKTFLRYPEVNYLVKTIRQFYEDIKIIIADDSLNPQKVNGDNIEQYFMPPAQGWFAGRNLAVSQVTTKYFLWVDDDFEFTERTKIERFVEIMESKPELDVVAGSVGIYANSFTLIYDEGDEDGGCLTRVKGTYQPIPEIPNCY from the exons GGCCTACAACCCCATGCCTAATGTCACTCGACAGCCAACATCATGTAGCTGTCCCAGGTCCATGATAGATTTAACAAAATACGTGAACAAGGACAAATTCAGCGACATTGTTAAACGCAGAGCTGAAGTTTTTGAACAGGATCAGATCAG aaaaaagacGATACTAAATGAGCTTCTGTTAGCTCCACCTCATTCCCCTCTACAATATCCAATCCAAGGATTCATTGTCAGTCCTCTCAAAAAGGGCATCATTCCAG GTTTaagtgtacatactgtacaaaaacaaaattacaag GTGACACTGAGCGTAAGCAGTGGTGTCCTGGCAGTGGAAAGTCTTCAGGAAAAGGACCAAGTGACGGGACAGAATGAGAAGGTTCTCTCCATTTCTGCCTCCAGCCTGTACTCTCTCAATGACCTGCTGGGTCGGGTCTCCTACAGAAGCACTGTGTACAGCATCAAGTCTGGAGACCTGg TACACTTCACCTTTGAGCAGTACAAGGCCGTCTTCCCCGTTGTGATCCGACAGCCTACAGTGCCAGTTCTATACGAACTTGGAGAGG ATATCAAATCCCAAGTAACGGTGACGACTAAGACTTTCCTGAGGTACCCTGAAGTGAACTATCTCGTCAAAACGATTAGACAGTTTTACGAAGACATCAAAATCATCATTGCGGATGACAGCCTAAACCCACAGAAAGTGAATGGAGATAACATTGAGCAGTACTTCATGCCACCTGCCCAG GGCTGGTTTGCTGGCAGGAACCTTGCCGTCTCGCAGGTCACCACCAAGTACTTTCTGTGGGTGGATGATGACTTTGAGTTCACAGAGAGAACAAAGATAGAGAGATTTGTAGAAATCATGGAGTCTAAGCCTGAACTGGATGTG GTCGCAGGGTCGGTGGGCATATACGCAAATTCCTTCACGCTTATCTACGACGAAGGAGACGAGGACGGTGGCTGTTTGACCCGAGTAAAAGGCACCTACCAGCCCATTCCCGAGATCCCAAACTGCTACTAG